A part of Gossypium hirsutum isolate 1008001.06 chromosome A07, Gossypium_hirsutum_v2.1, whole genome shotgun sequence genomic DNA contains:
- the LOC107953145 gene encoding protein BUNDLE SHEATH DEFECTIVE 2, chloroplastic isoform X1, with translation MATLCFSSLNPLSSPFSSSSSSSTNHFLPQLSLTKQDISTLSRTNNSKRRKLLYHPTRLILHPVLLLTGFDKPLDTQTFLATISVLAAIALSLFLGLKGDPVPCDRCAGNGGTKCVFCEDGKMKQETGLIDCRVCKGAGLILCKKCGGSGYSKRL, from the exons ATGGCCACGCTATGTTTTTCATCCCTCAATCCTCTAtcctctcctttttcttcttcttcctcctcttcaACTAATCATTTCCTCCCTCAACTATCCCTAACAAAGCAAGATATTTCCACACTGTCCCGTACCAACAATTCTAAACGTAGGAAGCTTCTATATCACCCCACAAGGCTCATTCTCCACCCTGTTTTGTTGCTCACCGGTTTTGATAAGCCCTTAGATACCCAAACTTTTCTTGCCACTATCAGTGTTTTGGCTGCCATTGCACTCTCCCTCTTTCTTGGCCTCAAG GGTGATCCCGTCCCATGCGATCGTTGTGCTGGAAATg GAGGTACAAAATGTGTCTTTTGCGAAGATGGTAAGATGAAGCAAGAAACGGGCTTGATCGATTGTCGGGTGTGTAAAGGTGCAG GATTGATACTTTGCAAGAAATGCGGAGGTTCTGGATATTCAAAACGTTTATAA
- the LOC107953145 gene encoding uncharacterized protein isoform X2, whose protein sequence is MATLCFSSLNPLSSPFSSSSSSSTNHFLPQLSLTKQDISTLSRTNNSKRRKLLYHPTRLILHPVLLLTGFDKPLDTQTFLATISVLAAIALSLFLGLKGDPVPCDRCAGNGLILCKKCGGSGYSKRL, encoded by the exons ATGGCCACGCTATGTTTTTCATCCCTCAATCCTCTAtcctctcctttttcttcttcttcctcctcttcaACTAATCATTTCCTCCCTCAACTATCCCTAACAAAGCAAGATATTTCCACACTGTCCCGTACCAACAATTCTAAACGTAGGAAGCTTCTATATCACCCCACAAGGCTCATTCTCCACCCTGTTTTGTTGCTCACCGGTTTTGATAAGCCCTTAGATACCCAAACTTTTCTTGCCACTATCAGTGTTTTGGCTGCCATTGCACTCTCCCTCTTTCTTGGCCTCAAG GGTGATCCCGTCCCATGCGATCGTTGTGCTGGAAATg GATTGATACTTTGCAAGAAATGCGGAGGTTCTGGATATTCAAAACGTTTATAA